A single genomic interval of Actinomadura rubteroloni harbors:
- a CDS encoding NACHT domain-containing protein, giving the protein MARERSARARSAGAALLALMIVAICGGLVAVLRRSGLETTASWAQLASVPLAVAPLVPLVVGGWRRHGTAVSTPEQVDRAQETLAGLVAEQWRAEILARRLDDPAPLAVRWRLTGLPVMDRAAAGGRRFLSAGPRLTVRSDRVDDLVRAFRDLPRRRLVVLGDPGMGKTTLAVLLLRGLLGDRRPGDPVPVLVTLAGWAPDAVPFDAWFASRLAAMYPALRADAFGPDAPAALVRRRRVLPVLDGLDEVPEPLRAPMITALNAALTAADGLVLTCRTAEYAAAVAAPGGDVLTAGAVIEPRPLRPADTAAYVARSLPPHPPGAWRDLVAVLASGERTPAAEALATPLALWLLRKVYADTRTDPAVLLNRTYFRTPAAITGHLLDHLVPSLAGRNRAWTSGRASAWLAYLARHLTATGTTDLAWWNLRLRHRTLVTSSLVGVLAGLTLTLTNAVLYGFTSKLGNGLSYGLGFAALCGFFGWASARPARSPLRKAALWLGGGLVFGLASGLGDAVTDGLADGLTDGLTIGLADGLCVGLAYGLATGFRAPAAAPAHAEFRLRGRTRALLHHLAICLTVGLLFGPAAGLVKVLAGEAGHELAYGLSAGLAVSVHSASTLGIVFGLTFGPALAVRNWARTPQPTGGPQTPRDSLRRDLRLACLESAALGLATGLAFGLSTGLVAGPVNGVSYGLLFGLAFAAMIALRSPGVTYLVTLLFLRRRVPFRLMRFLDEAHELGVLRRAGAVHQFRHADLQERLADVRPAAGAARRIAV; this is encoded by the coding sequence ATGGCGCGTGAACGGTCGGCGCGGGCGCGCAGCGCGGGCGCCGCGCTCCTGGCCCTGATGATCGTCGCGATCTGCGGCGGGCTGGTGGCGGTGCTGCGGCGCAGCGGGCTGGAAACCACCGCGAGCTGGGCGCAACTGGCGTCGGTGCCGCTGGCGGTCGCGCCGCTCGTCCCGCTCGTCGTCGGCGGCTGGCGCCGGCACGGCACGGCGGTCAGCACGCCCGAGCAGGTCGACCGCGCGCAGGAGACGCTGGCCGGGCTGGTCGCCGAACAGTGGCGCGCGGAGATCCTCGCGCGGCGCCTGGACGACCCCGCGCCGCTGGCCGTCCGGTGGCGCCTGACCGGGCTGCCCGTCATGGACCGCGCGGCGGCGGGCGGGCGCCGGTTCCTGTCGGCCGGGCCGCGCCTCACCGTCCGCAGCGACCGCGTGGACGACCTCGTCCGCGCCTTCCGCGACCTCCCCCGCCGCCGCCTGGTCGTCCTCGGCGATCCGGGGATGGGGAAGACGACGCTGGCCGTCCTGCTCCTGCGCGGGCTGCTGGGCGACCGGCGGCCGGGCGACCCGGTCCCCGTGCTCGTGACGCTCGCGGGCTGGGCGCCGGACGCCGTGCCGTTCGACGCCTGGTTCGCCTCCCGGCTCGCCGCGATGTACCCCGCTCTGCGCGCGGACGCGTTCGGCCCGGACGCGCCCGCCGCCCTGGTGCGCCGCCGCCGGGTCCTGCCGGTCCTGGACGGCCTGGACGAGGTCCCCGAACCGCTGCGCGCCCCCATGATCACCGCGTTGAACGCCGCGCTGACCGCCGCCGACGGGCTCGTCCTCACCTGCCGCACCGCCGAGTACGCCGCCGCCGTCGCCGCGCCCGGCGGGGACGTCCTGACGGCCGGCGCGGTGATCGAACCGCGTCCGCTGCGGCCCGCCGACACGGCCGCGTACGTGGCGCGGAGCCTGCCGCCGCATCCGCCGGGCGCGTGGCGGGACCTGGTCGCCGTCCTGGCCTCGGGCGAGCGGACGCCCGCCGCCGAGGCGCTGGCGACGCCGCTGGCGCTGTGGCTGCTGCGCAAGGTCTACGCCGACACGCGCACCGACCCGGCCGTCCTGCTGAACCGGACGTACTTCCGGACGCCCGCCGCGATCACCGGCCATCTGCTGGACCATCTCGTCCCGTCGCTCGCCGGGCGGAACCGCGCGTGGACGTCCGGACGGGCGTCGGCCTGGCTCGCCTACCTCGCCCGCCACCTGACGGCCACCGGCACGACCGATCTGGCGTGGTGGAATCTTCGGCTCCGGCACCGCACGCTCGTCACCTCGTCGCTGGTCGGCGTGCTGGCCGGGCTGACGCTCACGCTGACGAACGCCGTCCTCTACGGATTCACGAGCAAGCTCGGCAACGGCCTGTCCTACGGGCTGGGGTTCGCGGCACTGTGCGGGTTCTTCGGGTGGGCGTCGGCGCGTCCGGCCCGGTCGCCGCTGCGCAAGGCCGCGCTGTGGCTCGGGGGCGGGCTGGTGTTCGGGCTGGCGAGCGGGCTCGGCGACGCCGTCACCGACGGTCTCGCGGACGGGCTCACCGACGGCCTCACGATCGGTCTCGCCGACGGCCTGTGCGTCGGCCTCGCCTACGGCCTCGCGACCGGCTTCCGCGCCCCCGCCGCCGCGCCCGCCCACGCCGAGTTCCGGCTGCGCGGCCGGACGCGCGCGCTGCTGCACCACCTGGCGATCTGCCTGACCGTCGGGCTGCTGTTCGGCCCGGCGGCAGGCCTGGTGAAGGTGCTCGCGGGCGAGGCGGGGCACGAGTTGGCCTACGGGCTGTCGGCCGGGCTGGCGGTGAGCGTCCACAGCGCGTCCACGCTCGGCATCGTCTTCGGGCTGACGTTCGGGCCGGCGCTGGCCGTCCGGAACTGGGCGCGGACGCCGCAGCCGACCGGCGGGCCGCAGACCCCGCGCGACTCGCTGCGCCGCGACCTGCGGCTGGCGTGCCTGGAGTCGGCGGCGCTCGGGCTCGCGACGGGCCTGGCGTTCGGGCTGTCGACGGGCCTGGTCGCGGGACCGGTGAACGGGGTGAGCTACGGGCTGCTGTTCGGGCTCGCGTTCGCCGCGATGATCGCGCTGCGGAGCCCCGGCGTGACCTACCTGGTCACGCTGCTGTTCCTGCGGCGGCGCGTCCCGTTCCGGCTCATGCGGTTCCTGGACGAGGCGCACGAGCTGGGCGTGCTGCGGCGTGCCGGGGCCGTCCACCAGTTCCGGCACGCCGACCTGCAAGAACGGCTCGCGGACGTCAGGCCGGCCGCGGGAGCGGCACGCCGCATCGCCGTGTGA
- a CDS encoding epoxide hydrolase family protein, translating into MKDELRERLRRTRRVTTPWSGDGTRGVTAARLDELLGHWTDGYDWPAHERRIAALPWETLRNGGLRVVHRRAADPDAPVVVLLHGWPDSVLRYERVLPLLPDMNVVVPALPGFPFAPPLTGPGMTMNRIAEILAAALGELGYGHYTLSGGDVGGTVAEILAGRHPDRVTALHLTNVAPWRTLTADPSKLPSDAADYLGRAAGWFRREGGYIAEQSTRPNTLAVALGDSPAGLAAWIAEKLEAWSDDSAFTTDDLLTWITAYWVTGTIGTSFAAYVEPVTLPERIETPTVLSIFPRDIKPEPRSYAEAFLNVQHYEEHDSGGHFAAFEVPEAYAEDLRRAVNLRASRSLG; encoded by the coding sequence ATGAAGGATGAACTGCGCGAACGGCTCCGGCGGACGCGGCGCGTCACGACCCCGTGGAGCGGCGACGGGACGCGCGGCGTCACCGCGGCGCGCCTCGACGAACTGCTCGGACATTGGACGGACGGCTACGACTGGCCCGCGCACGAACGCCGCATCGCCGCGCTCCCGTGGGAGACGCTGCGAAACGGCGGCCTGCGCGTCGTTCACCGGCGGGCCGCGGACCCCGATGCCCCGGTCGTCGTGCTGCTGCACGGCTGGCCGGATTCCGTGCTGCGTTACGAACGCGTCCTGCCCCTTCTCCCGGACATGAACGTGGTGGTCCCCGCTTTGCCGGGATTCCCGTTCGCGCCCCCGCTCACCGGCCCCGGCATGACGATGAACCGGATCGCTGAAATCCTCGCCGCCGCGCTCGGCGAACTCGGCTACGGGCATTACACGCTGTCCGGCGGCGACGTCGGCGGCACCGTCGCCGAAATCCTCGCGGGCCGGCACCCCGACCGGGTGACCGCTCTGCACCTCACCAATGTCGCCCCGTGGCGGACGCTCACGGCCGACCCGTCGAAACTCCCCTCCGACGCGGCGGACTACCTCGGCCGGGCGGCGGGATGGTTCCGGCGGGAGGGCGGCTACATCGCGGAACAGTCCACGCGCCCGAACACCCTCGCCGTCGCCCTCGGCGACTCCCCCGCCGGGCTCGCGGCCTGGATCGCCGAGAAACTGGAGGCGTGGTCCGACGATTCCGCGTTCACGACGGACGACCTCCTCACGTGGATCACCGCCTATTGGGTCACCGGCACGATAGGCACGTCGTTCGCCGCCTATGTGGAACCGGTCACCCTTCCCGAGCGCATCGAGACACCGACCGTCCTTTCGATCTTCCCCCGCGATATCAAGCCCGAGCCGCGCAGCTACGCCGAAGCCTTCCTGAACGTCCAGCACTACGAGGAACACGATTCCGGCGGCCACTTCGCGGCCTTCGAAGTGCCCGAGGCGTACGCCGAGGACCTGCGCCGAGCGGTGAACCTGCGCGCTAGCCGGTCACTCGGGTGA
- the glpK gene encoding glycerol kinase GlpK, whose product MTDRFVAAIDQGTTSSRCIIFDGSSHILAVDQREHRQIFPRPGWVEHDAAQIWARVQEVVAGALGKAGLRPSDLAAVGITNQRETTVLWDRATGRPVHHALVWQDTRTEALCAELAGTEGRDRFADRTGLPLASYFSGPKIRWLLDHVPGVRERAERGELLFGTMDTWVIWNLTGGAVHVTDVTNASRTMLMDLRTLDWDDGILADFGIPRSLLPEIRSSAEVYGTGRGVLEGVPIAAALGDQQAALFGQTCFSVGDAKSTYGTGSFLLLNTGKEPVRSHHGLITTIGYQLGGDAPVYALEGSIANTGSLTQWLRDRIGLIGTAAEIETLALSVEDNGGLYLVPAFSGLFAPHWRPDARGVIVGLTGFAGKGHLARCVLEATAFQTRDVVDAMVLDSGVELKALKVDGGMTANNLLMQTIADMLDAPVTRPFVSETTCLGAAHAAGLVAGVWPDLDALRAEWRRAAEWTPRLDDRVRDRMLRKYRKAVELAKGWIDEDDLEVEGR is encoded by the coding sequence ATGACGGACCGCTTCGTGGCGGCGATCGACCAGGGAACGACGTCGAGCCGGTGCATCATCTTCGACGGGAGCAGCCACATCCTGGCCGTCGATCAGCGCGAACACCGGCAGATCTTCCCCCGGCCCGGATGGGTGGAGCACGACGCCGCGCAGATCTGGGCCCGCGTCCAGGAGGTCGTGGCCGGCGCGCTCGGCAAGGCGGGGCTGCGGCCGTCCGACCTCGCCGCCGTCGGCATTACCAACCAGCGCGAGACCACGGTGCTGTGGGACCGGGCGACCGGACGTCCCGTCCACCATGCGCTCGTCTGGCAGGACACCCGCACCGAGGCGCTGTGTGCGGAGCTGGCCGGCACCGAGGGCCGCGACCGCTTCGCCGACCGGACGGGCCTGCCGCTCGCGTCCTACTTCTCCGGGCCGAAGATTCGCTGGCTGCTCGACCACGTCCCGGGCGTGCGCGAGCGCGCCGAGCGCGGCGAGCTGCTGTTCGGCACGATGGACACCTGGGTCATCTGGAACCTGACCGGCGGGGCCGTCCACGTCACCGACGTCACCAACGCCAGCCGCACCATGCTCATGGACCTGCGGACCCTGGACTGGGACGACGGCATCCTCGCCGACTTCGGCATCCCGCGCTCGCTGCTGCCCGAGATCCGCTCGTCCGCCGAGGTGTACGGCACCGGGCGCGGCGTGCTGGAGGGCGTCCCGATCGCGGCGGCGCTCGGCGACCAGCAGGCCGCCCTGTTCGGCCAGACGTGCTTCTCGGTCGGCGACGCCAAGTCCACCTACGGCACCGGATCGTTCCTGCTGCTCAACACCGGGAAGGAGCCCGTCAGGTCGCACCACGGGCTGATCACCACGATCGGCTACCAGCTCGGCGGCGACGCCCCGGTGTACGCGCTGGAAGGGTCCATCGCCAACACCGGGTCGCTGACGCAGTGGCTCCGCGACCGCATCGGGCTGATCGGCACGGCCGCCGAGATCGAGACCCTGGCGCTGTCGGTCGAGGACAACGGCGGCCTCTACCTCGTCCCGGCCTTCTCCGGGCTGTTCGCGCCGCACTGGCGGCCGGACGCGCGCGGTGTCATCGTCGGGCTCACCGGGTTCGCCGGGAAGGGCCACCTCGCGCGCTGCGTCCTGGAGGCCACCGCGTTCCAGACCCGCGACGTCGTGGACGCGATGGTGCTCGACTCGGGCGTCGAGCTGAAGGCCCTCAAGGTCGACGGCGGCATGACCGCCAACAACCTGCTCATGCAGACCATCGCCGACATGCTGGACGCGCCCGTCACCCGTCCGTTCGTGTCCGAGACCACCTGCCTCGGCGCCGCGCACGCCGCCGGCCTCGTCGCCGGCGTCTGGCCCGACCTGGACGCGCTGCGCGCCGAGTGGCGCCGGGCCGCCGAGTGGACGCCCCGGCTGGACGACCGCGTCCGCGACCGCATGCTCCGCAAATACCGCAAGGCCGTCGAACTGGCCAAGGGCTGGATCGACGAGGACGACCTGGAAGTGGAGGGGCGATGA
- a CDS encoding DUF4386 family protein, with amino-acid sequence MRDGRWTLAAALVGGVAAANAAFAGLGSVFDYPGVLAEPAGKILDRFAANPHVIGGWFLLLAFGAGLLVPAAVLLGRRLPPGTATTLAVHTGVLAGLVQVLGLLRWPFAVPALASAHAADPATTETVFTVLHHYLGTAVGETLGYLLTASWTLLVLRAMPGAPRWFAGLGAVSALAVAAGVLVPLDVPGADAANFLGYVAWSVWMIALAVLVVRDRALAARPRPAAAPAA; translated from the coding sequence ATGCGTGACGGACGATGGACCCTCGCCGCCGCCCTCGTCGGCGGCGTCGCCGCCGCGAACGCGGCCTTCGCCGGCCTCGGGTCGGTGTTCGACTACCCCGGCGTCCTCGCCGAGCCCGCCGGAAAGATCCTCGACAGGTTCGCCGCGAACCCGCACGTCATCGGCGGGTGGTTCCTGCTCCTGGCGTTCGGTGCGGGGCTGCTCGTCCCGGCCGCCGTCCTGCTCGGGCGCCGCCTGCCGCCCGGCACCGCGACCACCCTCGCCGTGCACACCGGGGTCCTCGCCGGGCTCGTCCAGGTGCTCGGGCTGCTGCGGTGGCCGTTCGCCGTCCCGGCGCTCGCGAGCGCGCACGCCGCCGACCCCGCCACGACCGAGACCGTCTTCACGGTGCTGCACCACTACCTCGGCACCGCCGTCGGCGAGACCCTCGGCTACCTCCTCACGGCGTCCTGGACGCTGCTCGTCCTGCGCGCCATGCCCGGCGCCCCGCGCTGGTTCGCCGGACTCGGCGCGGTCTCGGCCCTCGCCGTCGCCGCCGGGGTCCTGGTGCCGCTCGACGTGCCCGGCGCGGACGCCGCCAACTTCCTCGGCTACGTCGCCTGGAGCGTGTGGATGATCGCGCTGGCGGTGCTGGTCGTCCGCGACCGCGCCTTGGCGGCCCGGCCTCGTCCGGCCGCCGCCCCGGCCGCCTGA
- a CDS encoding TetR/AcrR family transcriptional regulator, with protein sequence MRPRNAAVTRRRILEHARRQFARNGYAATTVKGVADAAGVSPNLITRYFGGKDGLFLAATRVEIPVAESFDGDLSTLGARLAASIVGRWSGAPEEDPLLVLQRASGERPEAAEALAAFLDANSLEPLHRFLRAGGLDDADARRRAAAIDAFVLGVSTRRRFLRSELGDPVELQEWLSATIQRLADG encoded by the coding sequence ATGAGGCCCCGCAACGCGGCCGTCACCAGGCGGCGCATCCTGGAGCACGCGCGACGCCAGTTCGCCCGGAACGGGTACGCGGCGACGACGGTGAAAGGCGTGGCGGACGCGGCCGGCGTGTCGCCCAACCTCATCACGCGGTATTTCGGCGGGAAGGACGGTCTTTTCCTGGCCGCGACCCGGGTGGAGATCCCGGTCGCCGAATCCTTCGACGGCGACCTTTCCACGCTGGGCGCGCGCCTCGCGGCGAGCATCGTCGGGCGCTGGTCCGGCGCGCCGGAAGAGGACCCGCTGCTCGTGCTGCAACGCGCGTCCGGGGAACGGCCGGAGGCGGCGGAGGCGCTGGCCGCGTTCCTCGACGCGAACTCGCTGGAGCCGCTGCACCGCTTTCTCCGCGCCGGCGGACTGGACGACGCGGACGCCCGCCGGCGGGCCGCCGCGATCGACGCCTTCGTGCTCGGCGTCTCGACCCGCCGCCGATTCCTGCGGTCCGAACTCGGCGACCCCGTCGAACTCCAAGAATGGCTGAGCGCCACCATCCAGCGCCTCGCCGACGGGTGA
- a CDS encoding alpha/beta fold hydrolase codes for MFTFTSSDGLEIHVHEWPAPGEPRGIVQISHGMGEHAARYAHLAERLNRLGYAVYADDHRGHGHTMKGTPGDLGANGWNLLVEDMVALSRIVRERHPGVPLVLVGHSLGSFAAQQYVLDYADLLAGVALSGTTAVDALMERIIASGGDLLSFFNAPFQPSRTDADWLSRDESQVDAYIADPWCGFAIDDASTGDLAVAAAERLAAPSSVRPALPVYVMVGEEDVLNAGLSHSDLVVQRYRTAGLTDLTYRTYPGARHEILNETNRDEVESDLVAWITRVTG; via the coding sequence ATGTTCACGTTCACCAGCAGCGACGGGCTGGAAATCCACGTCCACGAGTGGCCCGCCCCCGGCGAACCGCGCGGGATCGTCCAGATCTCCCACGGCATGGGCGAGCACGCGGCCCGCTACGCCCACCTCGCCGAACGCCTCAACCGCCTCGGCTACGCCGTCTACGCCGACGACCACCGCGGCCACGGCCACACCATGAAGGGCACCCCCGGCGACCTCGGCGCCAACGGCTGGAACCTGCTCGTCGAGGACATGGTGGCGCTCTCGCGGATCGTCCGCGAACGGCACCCCGGCGTGCCGCTCGTGCTCGTCGGCCACAGCCTCGGCTCGTTCGCCGCGCAGCAGTACGTCCTCGACTACGCGGACCTGCTCGCCGGCGTGGCCCTGTCCGGCACGACGGCCGTGGACGCGCTGATGGAACGGATCATCGCGTCCGGCGGCGACCTGCTCTCCTTCTTCAACGCGCCGTTCCAGCCGTCGCGCACCGACGCCGACTGGCTGAGCCGCGACGAGTCCCAGGTGGACGCCTACATCGCCGACCCGTGGTGCGGCTTCGCGATCGACGACGCCAGCACCGGCGACCTCGCGGTGGCCGCCGCCGAGCGCCTCGCCGCGCCGTCCAGCGTCCGCCCGGCGCTCCCCGTCTACGTGATGGTCGGCGAAGAGGACGTCCTGAACGCGGGCCTGTCCCACTCGGACCTGGTCGTCCAGCGTTATCGCACGGCGGGCCTGACGGACCTCACCTACCGCACCTACCCCGGCGCCCGCCACGAGATCCTCAACGAGACCAACCGCGACGAGGTCGAGTCCGACCTCGTCGCCTGGATCACCCGAGTGACCGGCTAG
- a CDS encoding TetR/AcrR family transcriptional regulator translates to MPPRKRGPRRSVDRSTVLDAALALVDSGGLPALTMRSLAAEVGLTPGALYTYFPDRAAIVSALVDALLAEADTSVLATARPWRERITTFALGLRDVLLRHPGIVPALLGDAFRGPVALTVGEHLLDALADAGLPPDEAARASYGVMVYVLGAIALEAAEIPPGAPAAPEDVRIAERRAALGHLDPSTHPRTHAAADTIAAYVSTGQFRWGLDRMLTGLRR, encoded by the coding sequence ATGCCACCACGGAAGCGCGGCCCGAGAAGATCCGTCGACCGCTCGACGGTCCTGGACGCCGCCCTGGCGCTCGTCGACTCCGGCGGCCTCCCGGCGCTGACGATGCGCTCCCTCGCCGCCGAGGTGGGCCTGACGCCCGGCGCGCTCTACACCTACTTCCCCGACCGCGCGGCGATCGTGTCCGCGCTGGTGGACGCGCTGCTGGCCGAGGCCGACACGTCCGTCCTCGCCACCGCGCGGCCCTGGCGGGAGCGGATCACCACGTTCGCGCTCGGGCTGCGGGACGTGCTCCTGCGGCATCCGGGGATCGTCCCGGCACTGCTCGGCGACGCGTTCCGGGGACCGGTCGCCCTGACCGTCGGCGAGCACCTGCTGGACGCCCTCGCCGACGCGGGCCTGCCGCCGGACGAGGCGGCACGCGCGTCCTACGGCGTGATGGTCTACGTGCTGGGCGCGATCGCACTGGAGGCGGCGGAGATCCCCCCGGGCGCTCCGGCCGCGCCGGAGGACGTCCGGATCGCCGAGCGCCGCGCCGCCCTCGGCCATCTCGACCCGTCCACGCATCCGCGCACGCACGCGGCGGCCGACACGATCGCCGCCTACGTCTCCACCGGGCAGTTCCGCTGGGGCCTGGACCGGATGCTCACGGGTCTGCGCCGCTGA
- a CDS encoding IclR family transcriptional regulator, which translates to MPGSIQSLERAAAILRLLAGGQRKLALSDVSVTLGLAKGTVHGILRTLQQEGFVEQDPETGRYQLGAELLRLGNSYLDVHELRARSLMWADDLARVTGESVRIGVLHQGGVLVIHHVFRPDESRQVLEVGSMLPLHATAWGKVLLAFDPAAPGELDDELKVFTRRTLAERAELDAECAAIRELGWAGEREEAVDGVAGLAAPIRDHRGSPLGAVGIGGAVERLAGDGGFPPALVAAVRDAARSISRDLGATMF; encoded by the coding sequence ATGCCGGGTTCAATCCAGTCGCTTGAGCGCGCGGCGGCGATCCTGCGCCTGCTGGCCGGCGGCCAGCGCAAGCTGGCGCTGTCGGACGTGTCGGTGACGCTCGGGCTGGCGAAGGGGACCGTGCACGGGATCCTGCGCACGCTCCAGCAGGAGGGCTTCGTCGAGCAGGACCCGGAGACGGGCCGCTACCAGCTCGGCGCGGAACTGCTGCGGCTCGGCAACAGCTATCTCGACGTCCACGAGCTGCGGGCCCGCTCGCTGATGTGGGCGGACGACCTGGCGCGCGTCACCGGCGAGAGCGTGCGGATCGGCGTGCTGCACCAGGGCGGCGTGCTGGTCATCCACCACGTGTTCCGGCCGGACGAGAGCCGCCAGGTCCTGGAGGTCGGGTCCATGCTCCCGCTGCACGCCACGGCGTGGGGCAAAGTGCTGCTGGCCTTCGATCCGGCCGCCCCCGGCGAGCTGGACGACGAGCTGAAGGTCTTCACCCGCCGCACGCTGGCCGAACGCGCCGAGCTGGACGCCGAGTGCGCCGCGATCCGCGAGCTGGGCTGGGCGGGCGAGCGGGAGGAGGCGGTGGACGGCGTCGCGGGCCTGGCCGCCCCGATCCGCGACCACCGGGGCAGCCCGCTCGGCGCGGTCGGCATCGGCGGGGCCGTCGAACGGCTCGCCGGGGACGGCGGGTTCCCGCCCGCGCTGGTCGCGGCGGTGCGCGACGCCGCCCGGTCGATCAGCCGCGACCTCGGCGCCACGATGTTCTGA
- a CDS encoding glycerol-3-phosphate dehydrogenase/oxidase, whose amino-acid sequence MNVTTTAAGRSEIRAELGRGKFDLLVIGGGIVGISAAWTAAQAGLRVALVDAGDFAGATSSASTKLVHGGLRYLQTGNVRLVAENHRERRSLAAEVAPHLVNPRRFVVPIYADGPHGAAKLGAGVFLYSALSAFGDGLGRVITKAHALEQVPALRTEGLKSAAVYTDHQMNDSRVAIMTVRAAVAAGAVVLNHAGVVGLRMSAGRVVGADLRDGLDDTEFGVSARLVLNATGPWVDRLRAMEDASAAPSIRLSKGAHIVLKRHRPWKAALTIPIDKFRVSFAIPWEDHLLLGTTDEAYEGEPGEVRATEGDIGQILAEAAVGLDGLRREDVVYAFAGLRVLPGGPGDVATAKRETVLTEGPGGMLSIAGGKWTTYRHIGKVILERLGVGGELLKTVPLPGLASPAAVAQRLAAAPMDPAVAAHLATHYGTLAFDLADLVRADPALGAPIHPDGPDIWAQVVYARDREWAATSDDVLRRRTTLTLRGLDTPEIRAQVTEMLRSR is encoded by the coding sequence ATGAACGTGACCACCACGGCCGCGGGACGCTCGGAGATCCGCGCCGAACTGGGCCGCGGCAAGTTCGACCTGCTCGTCATCGGCGGCGGGATCGTCGGGATCTCGGCCGCGTGGACCGCCGCGCAGGCCGGGCTCCGCGTCGCGCTCGTGGACGCGGGCGACTTCGCGGGGGCGACGTCCAGCGCGTCCACCAAGCTCGTCCACGGCGGGCTGCGCTACCTGCAGACGGGCAACGTCCGGCTCGTCGCCGAGAACCACCGCGAGCGGCGCAGCCTCGCCGCCGAGGTCGCCCCGCACCTGGTCAACCCGCGCCGGTTCGTCGTGCCGATCTACGCTGACGGCCCGCACGGCGCCGCCAAGCTCGGCGCGGGCGTGTTCCTCTACTCGGCGCTGTCGGCGTTCGGCGACGGCCTCGGCCGCGTGATCACCAAGGCCCACGCCCTGGAGCAGGTCCCGGCGCTGCGCACCGAGGGGCTGAAGTCCGCCGCCGTCTACACCGACCACCAGATGAACGACAGCCGCGTCGCGATCATGACCGTCCGGGCGGCCGTCGCCGCCGGGGCCGTCGTGCTCAACCACGCGGGCGTCGTCGGGCTGCGCATGTCCGCCGGCCGCGTCGTCGGCGCCGACCTGCGCGACGGCCTGGACGACACCGAGTTCGGCGTGTCGGCCCGGCTCGTCCTCAACGCGACCGGCCCGTGGGTGGACCGGCTCCGCGCGATGGAGGACGCCAGCGCCGCGCCGAGCATCCGGCTGTCGAAGGGGGCGCACATCGTCCTCAAGCGGCACCGGCCGTGGAAGGCCGCGCTGACGATCCCGATCGACAAGTTCCGCGTGTCGTTCGCGATCCCCTGGGAGGACCACCTCCTGCTCGGCACCACCGACGAGGCGTACGAGGGCGAGCCCGGCGAGGTCCGCGCGACCGAGGGCGACATCGGCCAGATCCTCGCCGAGGCCGCCGTCGGCCTGGACGGGCTGCGCCGCGAGGACGTCGTCTACGCCTTCGCGGGCCTGCGCGTCCTGCCCGGCGGGCCCGGCGACGTCGCCACCGCCAAGCGCGAGACCGTCCTCACCGAGGGCCCCGGCGGGATGCTGTCCATCGCGGGCGGCAAGTGGACGACCTACCGGCACATCGGCAAGGTCATCCTGGAGCGGCTCGGCGTCGGCGGGGAACTGCTGAAGACCGTCCCGCTGCCGGGCCTGGCCTCGCCCGCCGCCGTCGCGCAGCGCCTGGCCGCCGCGCCGATGGACCCGGCCGTCGCCGCCCACCTCGCCACCCACTACGGGACGCTCGCGTTCGACCTCGCCGACCTGGTCCGGGCCGACCCGGCGCTCGGCGCCCCGATCCACCCGGACGGCCCCGACATCTGGGCGCAGGTCGTCTACGCCCGCGACCGCGAGTGGGCCGCCACCTCCGACGACGTCCTCCGCCGCCGGACCACCCTCACCCTGCGCGGCCTGGACACCCCCGAGATCCGCGCGCAGGTCACCGAGATGCTGAGGAGCCGCTAG